A genome region from Carcharodon carcharias isolate sCarCar2 chromosome 17, sCarCar2.pri, whole genome shotgun sequence includes the following:
- the tial1 gene encoding nucleolysin TIAR isoform X3, producing MDARVVKDLATGKSKGYGFVSFYSKLDAENAIVHMGGQWLGGRQIRTNWATRKPPAPKSAPESSSKHLKFEEVVNQSSSTNCTVYCGGIASGLTEQLMRQTFSPFGQIMEIRVFPEKGYSFVRFATHDSAAHAIVSVNGTTIEGHIVKCYWGKETTDSANKYQQMEFAQPWGQWGQWYGNAQQYGQYVANGWQVPSYGMYGQAWNQQGFGVDQPQSAAAWVGGFSAQPAQGQGTAVIPNQAGFGMAGYQTQ from the exons AT GGATGCTCGTGTTGTTAAAGACTTGGCAACAGGGAAATCTAAAGGCTATGGATTTGTGTCTTTCTACAGTAAACTG GATGCAGAAAATGCAATTGTGCACATGGGTGGTCAGTGGCTGGGAGGCCGGCAAATTCGAACAAACTGGGCAACGCGGAAACCGCCAGCTCCAAAGAGTGCCCCAGAGA GTAGTTCTAAACATCTAAAATTTGAAGAAGTAGTCAATCAGTCTAGTTCCACAAATTGTACCGTCTACTGTGGAGGTATTGCTTCAGGCCTAACGG AACAGCTTATGCGTCAAACTTTCTCACCATTTGGGCAAATCATGGAAATTCGTGTTTTCCCAGAAAAGGGGTACTCATTCGTTAG GTTTGCAACCCATGATAGTGCTGCTCATGCTATAGTGTCAGTTAATGGAACCACTATCGAAGGCCATATTGTTAAATGCTATTGGGGTAAAGAAACTACTGATTCGGCCAACAAGTATCAACAG ATGGAATTTGCTCAGCCCTGGGGTCAGTGGGGCCAGTGGTATGGCAATGCTCAACAGTATGGTCAGTATGTAGCCAATGGTTGGCAGGTGCCCTCTTATGGCATGTATGGCCAAGCGTGGAATCAGCAAGGATTTGGAGTAGA TCAACCTCAATCTGCAGCTGCCTGGGTGGGTGGATTTAGTGCTCAGCCTGCCCAAGGTCAGGGTACAGCTGTTATACCTAACCAAGCTGGCTTTGGGATGGCAGGTTACCAGACGCAATGA